Within the Platichthys flesus chromosome 8, fPlaFle2.1, whole genome shotgun sequence genome, the region CATCCCATCTGCCCGTCTCTGTCGATCAAAGGGTCAGCGTATCACTCTCTCCCCCTTCTCGCATTCCACCTGTTTATGTGTCGCTGTAGTCGCTCAACTActttctgttttcctgctcaAAATCTGCTCGTATGACACCAACTCTATCCTCTTAAAGAAATACTGTCACATTTTACTAATTTGCTAACAGGGAAAGTTATTGCAGATCACCTTGAGGGGAAATGTGAATATCCTGGCATAACATGTTGTGCCAGGCAATCTAGTAGATTTAGAAATATGTCAACATTTCGATCGCGAGAGGAAAAGTCAGGTGATCACCAGAGTCACTGgaattcatcctctggagaGCATGAACTTCTGTACCAAATTTTTCAGGTGATCCACTGAAAAGGGCCTGAGATGTATGAAGATGGACGGCTTGTCTatgcttcctcccacaatccagaagtgaagccaaaatactGGATAAGGGTAGTGATCTGCGATGGAGCCCCCGGGCATCGAGGTCATGATACATGCGCTCGACCAATCGcgggtcagtctcagctgtcaatcatgacatttcatacTATTTTGATACCATCAAATAATTGATTAAACCCAAACTTGCCTGAAAACATCAGTGTGTTGACCAAAAACTGACACAAAAACATCTTTGAGGTaaaaatttttatttttcattcagctcGAGTCCAATCTATTAATAGGAAGGAGgcgggatttatgacctatactacaGCCAACCACAAGGTGTAGATTGAGACGCCTAGGCTTTATTTTTCGGGAgccgtcatccatctttatgtacagtctgaGTCTCTTCTCATCACTTTAAGTGCAAGAGcttcagtgtaaacacacatctCCATCTCAATGTCTTTACAATTCTAATATTGAGAAGGATCAGTTTACATGAAAAGTTTGCACACGGTGATTATCACTCCTTGGTCTGAATAGGCGTAATAAGGAATTGATGAAGAACAAGTTCATTATTCCAGGCTGTTTGCATGGATCTGGTGTTTATGGTAAATCCAGGACTCGCAATATAGTTCATGTGAACGTGAAACATGATTGTGTGACAGTGCTGGCACAATGATGTGAAAATTTGAGAAGCAATTTGAGAGATTTCGTACTGAGCTGAATGACTAATCACAGACAAaatcctctttctccttttacATCTCACTCATCTTTTCCTTGAATTCGCTGTATGATGAGGTCATGTCTGACCACAGCGCCTCTAACCATCATTAACTTCATATTAAAACTGTAGAACTGAATGAATGGATTCATGGTGAGAGCTCGTCTCAATAGCATGCTAATGAGAGTGACTGCATCCTCTATTCAACACAGTAAGACTAGCGTGTTATTGGCTGTGCACTGATGAACCACTGAGTAATGGCCATTATGGTGTGTAATTGTGAGatagtgtgtgaatgtgtgtggatgCTAAACActcttctgtctttatttatttgtatattcgCAACTTGTTACCCTGTGCACAGATTTACAGTATTACTGTGTATGAGTGAGATGGAAAGAGTTGTGTAGGTAAttagttatgtgtgtgtgtgtgtgtgtctttgcggCAGTGATCTATTTCATTGCTGGAAACTGTAAATTTCCACTTCTCCCCCAGGGGCCTGTTAACGTTGTGGTTCAGCTGTAAATTTTGCTGTaaattttctcttcagcttcaCATCACTGGTTCCTCTCTGCTGAGGTTAGAACACTACTGTGAGCCTGATCACCAGCAACATTTTCAGTAAGacagcacagacagagaaacgTATGGCTCTTCTCAACAGGATGTTGCAGatgttatttttgataaaaaagTAAGTGATCATccgtcacttaaaacaaattactttttcaATGCAAGATTCAGGATATTTCGGCTTCAGTTctggattgtgggaggaagtagagacaagttttccatctttatgtctttattatgtattttaagtGGATTACTTAATGTGGCACAGATGCTCATGCTCTCCTGAGGATGGATTCTAATGATTTTGGTGATTTTTGCTCTTTTCTggcaagtttggttttaatgagttatttGATGTTGTAAAAACAGGGTTGAACCTAATAATTGACGGCTGAGAATGACTCATGATTGGCCGAGCATGTTTATTTGAAAGGAGCTTACTACCGTGGCTCCATCCCCCATCACCAATGGCctcaaatgcacaagatggcgtAGTTtgtatccaagatattttaGATTCAGTTCTGGAATGGTGAGTCTATGGAACCAGATGTAATTTAATGTTGAGAGCCAGTGTGCATGcgagtgtgcttgtgtgtttgcatgatgCATTGTGTTCGTATAAATACTATCCAGATCTGAAAAAGCTTTGCAAGCTGTTGACCTCCTCTTTTCATTTGAGGGGAAAGTTAATGGTCTCACTTGACTTAGGATCGATGAGGCACATGAAGGACGCCCAACTCAGGTAAACCACAGAGCGGAATCCTTATTCTGCCAGCGCAGAAGACCGATGTACAACAGAGACAAAAGCAGTGTGACAGGCCATAAAGACGAGAGGAAAACTCATCGGATAAATGGATACGTTCTGTTttttagatggatggatggctaaAGGAAGGGACAGATGGGCTGATTTGATGCTTTTTCTTTGATcacttgaataaataaattctctggaaataaacttaaaaaatcCACTGTCCCTAAGACTTCAGGGTTTATAAAGAGCTCAGGCCAAAGATGTGACAGTTCCAACCTGAATATTTGCAACAAATCACTTTGTTGATCACAGAATGATGAGCAGTATCTTTAATAAAGGTTTACTAATGTGCAGTTCAAAGGTATCCTGTGTCGGTATCCTGTGTCGGTACTGTCCTATAAATAAAAGTCTCTGTTGATGAAGTGAGCATCATGGAGCCGAAAAGACAAAAGATGGCCCATCACATCAATAGACCTGAAGAGAAATACTGCAGATCAACCagaattaatatttcattatacAGTATCTAAGAATTTGAAGGTTTGTTTGTACCTAGTTTTAGTTCGTAATTTAAACCTATATTTACATGTTATTGACATTTTTTGCCGTCTTCCATGACTTAAAGGATCATTTGAAGACATCTATAAGTAATGCACCCAGCATTGCTCATATGTGTACATGCGCTCTGCCTCTGGTCCCTATGACTACATATATCTCACTGTAAATTGCAGATATACTGTAAATGTTGCCTGCGGCTTCCTGGTGCAGTCTGTTAACCACAGAGCCTTCAGGCTGTCAGACGGAATGGCTAATGTCAGGACACCCTGAGGCTGTTCACTTTACTGTTATACTTCTAGGACATGACATAATCTACATGGACGGATATGTCGATCTGCTGACCCACAATAGATGTGAACTGTGAACGGCTTCAGGGAAGgtgtttgcttttctctgcGGATTATTATATTCTCTTTTGGATTATCTATCTGATTTTGAAAATCAACAAAGactgtttgaaaataaataaagtcaatcATATCaggataaaatgttttttccttgtCGCTGTTTCAGACTGTAACCTGAAAAGCAATAGTAGCAGTATTAAGGTTGAGTTTTAAACAACATGATtgcaatatattatattatattgcaatatatattatattattattatattattatatcatcGTCTGGTCTAAtgatattatgttttttatgcCTCTGCGTCGCCGACAGCTGTGGCCTGTGGTaatatgttttcaggttgtctgtctgtccattcATATGTCCATCTGTCCTGTTGTCATTAACATATCTCAGCACCACCTTGAGATAATTTCTTCAAATTCGGTACAATCGCTCACTGGGACTGAAGAATGAACTATTTGGTCATtaatacggtggccctgagagctcaacgaacagcaacttaacaaaacacatgcaagttgacgaaacacatgcaagttgacaaaacacaagcaaagtaagaaatcttcatcaatttcacaacacaacacaacacattacagaaacggttgcaaatagacacacgcgctgcaaatagacacactcgctgcaaatagacgaaatAGGTCAAAGTTATTTGGCCATAACTGAATAAACGATTCTCTGTTTATGACAAAGTCCGTttccaaaaggtcaaaggtcaacttgACAACAAAAGGTTTTTGTCAAAGTACTTCTACAAAGGCACACAGCCTGGAGGGCGTAATTCAAGTTAATGGTATGTGACCATTCATTCTACCCCTGCATGGCTCTCTTTCAGCCTCGGTTACACTTTGTCACTTCCCTctatcaggtgtgtgtgtgagcgcgtgtGAGCAcgtgcattgtgtgtgtttgtctgggtCACCAGGTGTTGAGTGAGTGATGAAAAAAAGTGCTGTGACTCATGTCCCATGGTGCAGGAACCTGTCACTGCCACCATTGTCACTGTTGGTTAGTTTCTGTTCACACCTTATCCCACTCTCACACGTCCACAgtactcctgtgtgtgtgtctgtgtgtgtgtgtctgtgtgtgtgtgtgtgtgtgtgctctgtacGAACACAGCCATTCTCCCAGGGCTATCACTTGTCCAGTTGTGTCCATAATAATAAAATTGTGTACATTCGAAAATCTGTTGAAATTTCAAATCATTCATTTACATAAAGTCTAAACTCcttattaaataaagatttttttttctttaatgacaATTTAAGTTAGCCGCCTACGTCTCTTTTGTTCTGCACATGAGAATAACTGGCACAGTGTGTTCTGTGATGTGTGAGAttgcagtaaaacacacaccttCTGATAAGTAATGCCAAAGCTTAAATAATTAATTGTGTTAATCAGCCTTGGCCAACTCAAACATCCTTCCCCCAGCAGCTGGGTCAACAGCACATTAGAGAAATAAATTACACTTATTTTTCATCATCCTCTTAAAAAAGGTAAATCTCTAAATCTGGTAAACGTTAAAGATAACTGAAATTTGTTTATGAATTCTGGGAATTTGAAGGCGACGTTCTTTTATCGTGACTGAATGAGGCTCCAGGATGTTTCAGACACTGAGATGTTATCTCTCTCACAGGGGAATgcattgtgtatgtgtatgtgtgtgtgtgtctttgttgatgtgtGTGCTCGTATAGGTGTTCTGTGTGCCTTCtaactgtatgtgtgtggtgcTCAGTGTGGTAACAAATCATATTTGGCCGGTATAAGGTGCATTTTAGATTTACACAGTTTTTCCTCCTGACTCCTGTAAGTTAAGAGCAGGCTTTACAGAAGAGCCCCTTTATCTTAACTCAGTTATTTCCCCTGTTTGATGATTtcgttttttttacagtgtccCTTATGTAAGCAGTGGATACAGGAGTACATTCAGAATGTTCTAATGAATACACATTCATTACTTACAGCAGCCTTAGGAGGATATCAACGATTAAATgttaacatacagtatattatgAAGGCTGTTTCTGTCgtcagttttatttcatgtttcatgtttatttcaaagCCCAAAGACATCCCTTCCTAATCCCAAACATAGATTATTTTTAAGACTTGTTTAAACATTCTATTTAGTGAGAAATGTGAAAACTGGGTTGTGACTGAAAACTGAAATCAGTGAGAATTTAATAGATTTTCTTATTCTgtaaatgttgcatgtttttctgaTGGTTTGCCAGATACTGTCCTCCAGgtaaaaacacagagtgaaaatataaaacctgcTGTCTTAAAATGTTATGTAGCTGCAAATAAGGGCGTATAACACCAGATACATTTTAAGACATCTATTAAACAAAATTAGTTTCTCTGTGGGAGAAGAAGggaaataatttataatatttcGTGGTTGTAGTTGATGACATATCTCTTTATCTGCCCTAGTGTCACCACTAAAGGTTCAGTGAAGGTTGGTGGGAGAAGAAACACTTTTGTTCCAGCAACATAATTTTGCTTATGTACTGCACGGGGGAAACAAAAGGAGGTCACTGTCTAAAAGTTCAGTTCTGGCCTCTGGCACTTTATTTAATAGTTCACGCTCTCATCTGCACTAGGTGAGACGgtcttttaatatttcatgaaagtTTAGCTCCGGCTACCAGAGCTAAAGAATTTATTTTCCAGAAAGCCCCAAAGGTATTGTGTGCTTCTCCAGCACTCTGCTAGAAAACAGATCCTACTTCTTTCAATTAGTGCATTGACTTTTCAACTTAGTGGGGAGTCTGGCAGGTGAGGCCAAATCAGCCATGAAACCAAGAAACTGTCCAAGGCTGCCCTTATATCATCCCAGGAGGTTGTGGAGTGCAGAGGGCTACACCGGGGGGGCATCGGTTGTGTTTTCTCATATCATCCCAATTGTTTCTTCGTCTTTATATTTGGACTTGTAGTAGAAGTGATTATTCAATGCACTCTGGGTTTCACCGAGGTTttagtgtgtgtaagtgtgtgtgtgtggtgatggaCCAGAGCAGCAGGCCAGTTGCAAAGAGAAGACATGGGTGGAACTAATGGGCTGACTAATTCATTTTTACCGTGACATGagtagttgtgtgtgttgtgtgtgttgtgtgtgttgtatgtgttgtgtggtgtgtgtgtgtgtgtgtgtgtgtgtgtgtgtgtttttgtttgtgcgttttgtttgtttgtcgatTCTACTTACTGTGGTGATAAATACCACAGAGGTGGTTTGATTGCGCGGTCTCTGATACAGTCGTGGGTGTGGAGTCGAGATCAACGTGAAGTATGAGGGTTTGGTCTGACCCAGGACTGCAGAGTTGTAATGTAGGAATGACTTAAAGTGTTGGGATGTCCACAGCTATCATCGTGGCTTTGATGTCCATTCATCTGCAAATGTGCAgtctctttttttgttgattaaagcaacaataaaacaccattctttcatttttttggtcTTCATCTTATGAGTCTTCATTTCTATATAGTAGTTCAaattaataaaacctttttcatACTAATTGTAGCGTGTCCTGATGTAAAAATCACTTAAAACGTTTTTAAAAGATTTAGAGAGAAGTGGAGATCATGTTCAAATTATTATCATTGATGTTATATTATaaagtgcacacactcacacacccacatattttttcttttgttctctgCCCAGTGCGGATGAGCGGTTCGATGCCACCTTCCACACCAACGTACTGGTCAATGCCTCAGGTTACTGCCAGTACATTCCTCCTGGCATCTTAAAGAGCACCTGCTACATCGACGTGCGTTGGTTCCCTTTCGACGTTCAGAAGTGTGACTTGAAGTTCGGTTCCTGGACGCACAACGGTTGGCTGCTGGACCTCCAGATGCTGGATGTAGACACGTCCACATACATACCCAACGGAGAGTGGGACCTTGTGGGTAAGACAGCTGGTGTTTGTATTTATCACTGCCGGTATTGTCACCAGAATAGATTGCTGTACTTGAGAATCCAGTGTGATTGTATAATTCTGTGCATATATTTTAActcaaatacataatttttccttcatctcatgagactgaaaataaactttgaaaCCAGTTCCTTTAGGGGGTTATAACAATAATGCAAGTTATGGTGCATTCAGCCTGCGCAGTAAGATTTGTCAATCTACATCAGACAGgtgataaattattattttccatGATCTTATAATATTCAACACTGAGAAAAAGGTCAGGAAAACCTGCCACGTGCTTACaaatactttacattaaagcCCTTTTGACATTCCGTCTCATTACATTCAAACGGTTTTCACTGTGGAAAATCATTTGCATGTTTGTAGCTGGAGGAATTGAAATGATGTTTGGAAGAACTCCGAAGCTGGGTGTTTCCAGCTGGGACAGGGACAGCAGATCCCAGTACCGGTGCCCCTGGGGTGACGGTTAGCTGGACAGGGGTCCAGACGGCAGCAGATGGTCTGCGAGAGGAATGTCTGACACTTTTTTGCCACTGGCAGTCAGGACATATGTGAGTGCAGCAATCCACATCCCTCCAGATAGAATCAAAGGGACGACTAGCAAAAATCACAAATGATGCAGCTGTGTTGCGGAACATGTActaataattccagaaatctgttTGTCGATCTCTCTGATACCTGTCCCTCCGTCCTTCGTTTTTTTCCCTCACAAATCACCCATTCGATCCATGTCATGGACCCAGTGAAGTTCAGTTTTGATAGTGAAGTTTTTGGGATGAACGGTTGTTGAGACCTCAGCCTTAACCCTCCCATTCATCTAAAACTGCACCTGCTGCACCACCACATCACCAGTGACATAAAAGGAAAGTTGTGATGAGGATttgtgagttaaaaaaaaaaagcccatcCCATCAGGCCATTTTTCTAAGAATGTCCAACAGCCACATTTGTAATGGGTAGTTTCTAGCCCTGCTAATAAATCCACAAAGTTCCACCTGCCATTAGATTTTctcaatgcccccccccccccatccgaTTGACCCTGTGAAGATCCGTGACTACTCTGAGGTTTTTCAGATCAATGCTTCTGTAGCAAATCGACAGACAGTGATTCTTCCATTGATTTTAAACTTTGACAATGTTACTGATGAGATGTCAAGGTCACACTCTAGTTTGACAGGCGCTGCACTGagtttctttccctttttttttaccaataaGTTAAATTGAAAGCAAATTAGATGGACTCCATTGGCGCGTGTTCagagtgaaaacatttttttcccttcttttcaaCCTTTTTCAATCGATATAATCATTCATTTCATAATTACCATTATTGGGCTGTTATTCTACTCTAACTCttatttaaatcttaaattCATTACTTTGTCAGTTGAACCAAaaacatatatgtatgtgttctcttctccctcaggtGTGCCAGCAAAACGTAATGAGCTTTACTACGACTGCTGCAAGGAGCCCTACCCTGATGTGACGTTTACGGTCACCATGCGCCGCAGGACTTTATATTATGGACTCAATCTGCTTATTCCCTGTGTGCTGATCTCGGGCTTGGCCCTGCTGGTTTTCCTGCTGCCTGCAGACTCTGGGGAGAAGATTTCTCTGGGTGAGAGTGGGAggctgaaagacaaacacacatgttcttTGTATCGAGCTGGACCAGTGACTGGCCAGTGAGATTTACACTGTAAAATCCTTCACTTTTATGTATCTTGGTCacgatttaaaaacaaaactagtgaatAACTTATAAgcctattaaataaaaatgttttgcttatgtttgaaaaactaaatactACTAGTTATCAGAATTAGTAATCTCCAAATGATCACTATCCATATCAGCCTGAAAGATCCAGTATTATTTTTGGCTCTTTGATGAAATTACTTTGCCTACTTGACATGTGTTATTGATCCAACATTTATACACAGTTTTTAAATGCatggaaaaaaattattaattcaTTTGACTATTGAGGTTTTTAGGCAATAGGAACCAAAACACCAAATGTATTTGAAAGATGTACAAGCTCATACAAATACAGTCACAAATACTTAGAACACTCTTTCTGGTTCACATATTTGcttacactctctctctctctctctctctctctctctctctctctctctctctctctctctctctctctctctctctctctcctctgtgtctgtctttctatctCGCCCTAAAGGAATCACGGTGCTGCTCTCGCTGACTGTTTTCATGCTTCTCGTCGCAGAGATCATGCCGGCTACGTCCGACTCCGTTCCTCTGATCGGTGGGTTGTAATTATGTCTATTTCTCACTGGATTAACAACTTAACTGCAAGGGAAGAAGAATATCCCTTAGGaaacagtcaaattaaagtGAATGTAATACTGGTTTAGTCAATTAATACATAGGCATGACTGTCAAATTAACAGTAAAAATTGAAGGGTCCTTCTGAGCCTTTCTTGCACTTTACTAAACACCAGTAATCTAAAACATGCATTCATTTTTGAGTGTTTTCAATGTGGGCAGTTTCCTTATCTCTATAAATACTGTAAACTGTATGCTCTCTGGGTCAGGCTGGGCTTTGGGTTGAGTAGCCCGAGGGCTTCTATACATCATTCTCACTTCTCCCCGGATTCTGGATGGAGTAAATTGGGTGGCCAGAAGTAAAGCTGTCAGTACTGTTAATTGGCTGCATAATGTATCGTTCTCCGGTGGGAATGCAAGAAAGAAATGGAGGATAGAACGAAGAAATAATGGATGAAGAGACCAAGATGGGGGAAGGGGCATTTAACCTTTGgggtttaaagggatagttcacagaaaaattaaactaactcattatctactcgGCACTATGTTGGATGGGTGGGTGAAGTATTTGAGTCAACAAatcacttttggagtttcaggggtaaacagcgttgcagccaaatccaatacaattcgAGTCAATGGCAATTCCttcttcaaacttaaaaaaaaacaacagaaaatgcctccatactgctcctgtggtgtcatccaagtgtccaacattcaaattcgaccCAAACTAGCGCTATTTACACCATGCATTTAGTGCGTTAGCATTGCTACTTCCCGTTAGAGGGAAATTTAGGCTTGGACAAACATCGGTGTGAAGAGAACCACAGATAATTTTTCACTTTTGcattgtttggtccatgtcccatccgctaAGATTTAgaaggtggggtttatgacccatAGTGTAGCCAGCCACTATAGCCACtatgatgaagatgatttgGTTTAACTTTTGGGGAGTGGCCATGTCAACCATCTTTCCATACAGTctatgcttttgttttgtgcatATCTCCTTTGTTACTTGTCATGTCAGTGAGAAATGGTGTAAATATAACCAGAGTATGAATAGTGTATCGTGAATGTATTGAACAGAGTTTGGTCATGCTGAACATGTTTAAAGCTAACTGCCCTCTGttaaatatgtcatcaatagtGATTATAGTGATTaatccatttgtttttatttcccatgACCTAGAGACAAGGCCAACTGGGACACTTTTAGGAGCCTTGTTAAAATGACTCATGTCCCTTTAAAAGACATTCACCCCCTGTGAGTCATTGTAGCTGCTTGAACTCAACTGTAAATGAATGTTCACCACCGCTGCCAGAATCAGGCCACATGTCTTTTAATCATCAGCCCCTAATCACCACATAAGTGTACTCATTTTCATTTAGTTAATTTATTTAGACCTATCTCCGAGACCATTAGGCTCAGTCCATTTTAATTTATCTATAGTGAAGTCAGTGAATGACTGTGggtttgaatgaatgaacaacAATGCTTCCATTACTGTATCCATAAAGTCATTAGTGACTGATCACAGAGCAGTCAGCACACAGGACCCATGTCCTTCAAACTCTCATAAACACATCCTTTAACACCATCTCTggctctctcctctgtgttttattattctgtaCCCCAACTCTTTACGATCCCTCCTTCTATTCattctctggttcgactccacggagagacaacaaaagacgatactggattgatctgtccaaaaatccaagagtgtccctaccctgtctagtgccactgagcaaggcaccttactcccccagcatctgctccccgagcgccgtacatgttcgctcactgctctgtgtgtcctgcaccagatgggtcaaaagcagagattaattgtccctacctgcatgagtgtgcctttgcatgtctgtgcatgtgtttgggactaataaatgcatcagtCATCTTTATTTCTCAGATCTGACAAACTAGGTCACATCCCTTACCTCATGAGGTGACTGAAAGTTTGACTTTCAGTGACTGTCCTCAACTTTAGCTGTTTGCTCTACATTAACGGTTTCTGCAAGAGAAAGGAGGGCAGGCGCTCAgatattgtgtgtctgtgtgtgtttgtgtgtgtgtgtgcgtgcattcGTTTCAGTGCACAGCATTCATTTCATGTTCCCCTGCTGTTCCCTGATGCGGGTGAAAAGATCCCTCCAGAACCAGCActaatctccctctctccctcctactctgtttctctctctctctgctccgctggactttttgtttgtttgtttaccccTATTCTCTGTTTTGAAGCATTTTTCCACCAATTTTATTTTCCCTGTCTGAGTTCAAGTGGGCATCTTTGCCCCCTGGCAATGTAACTTATTGCTCAGATTTATCAGACTTGTATTCTTTTCATGTTTGAGCATGAAATCAACCTATTTTTTGGACTGTTTTGGAACCAAGGTTAATGTTTTACCTGTTAGTTGCTATCGGCTATGTAGTAGAGCTATAGGGATAGTTCAAGGGCAACTGAAAAGGGAAAGAGCTTGACTTAAAAAGTTTGACTTGATTTGTAACtgagtataaaaataaaaacatgttgatttgtttttgtgcagcTCAGTACTTTGCCAGCACCATGATGATTGTGGGAATGTCAGTGGTGGTGACTGTTATCGTCCTGCAGTTTCACCATCATGACCCTCATGGAGGAAAGATGCCCAAGTGGGTGAGTGACTGAAACGGATTTAACCACATAATAATCACAACTGTGACAGAAAACCTCCTCTTTATGAATGATTGGTCATTGTGCACATGTGTTAATACTCTCTCCTTTCAGGTTCGCGTGGTTCTGTTAAATTGGTGCGCCTGGTTTCTCCGTATGAAACAACCCGGAGATGAGCGCAAGCGACCCAATTACAAATACCGTCACTCCTCCCAGCACcactccagcaccagctccataGAGATGAGCGCAGTACCGAGCATCAGCGTTCCCCTCTCACAGACATCCTGCCCCCCGTGCCCCACCGGCACCTCCAACGGTTCAATGAACCTCTACTTTGGTAATTACCACCCCATAGAGGGCCCACACTGCCCAACCTCCAGCGACTCCGGGGTAGCATTGGGCGGGCGTGCCTACGGCACTCCCAGCGACGAGGCTGAGCCACCTGGAGGAGTTGGCAGTAGCGTTGGAGGCCTCGGGATGGGGATTGGTATTCCCCCACCAGAGATCCAACATATCCTGGAGGAGGTGTCCTACATAGCCCAGCGGTTCCGGGACCAGGACCGGCTAGAGGCCGTCTGCAGCGAGTGGAAGTTTGCAGCGGCGGTGGTGGACAGGCTGTGCCTGGTGgccttctctctgttctctatCATTTGCACTTTCACCATTCTCATGGCAGCGCCTAACTTCATAGAGGCTGTTTCCAAGGACTTTACATAgctggctgcagcagcaggagcgaGGGAATGAAGAAGGTGCAAAAGTAGAAGAATaggtgaagagaggaagaggaggggtaAAGGAACGAGTGCAATACTGTGATATTGTGATCCTCAACCTATCTGGACACGCCATTGTCATAGGAGCAGGGACAAGCTGTGTTTTATGAGACAAATTATAGTATCTCCTGAAACTTCAATTAGAACATGGCAGATCTGCCAAGTAACTGAATCATGTCGTTAATTTAACAAATCAGAAAACATAACAATTGACTACAAAGAGACATCGTTTTGTTTGAAATTCCAAATCAAGAATTGTCCCACTCTTTTTTAATGTCAGACACAATTTGTTCATATGAAGAGTTTTGTCATGCAGG harbors:
- the LOC133959336 gene encoding neuronal acetylcholine receptor subunit alpha-7-like, whose product is MRCHKFWGAWSFWFYVWTTMLFRESLQGEHQRRLYKELLANYNRLERPVVNDSAAILVELGLTLLQIIDVDEKNQVLMTNAWLQLYWTDIYLSWNPENYPGVQNLRFPSDQIWTPDILLYNSADERFDATFHTNVLVNASGYCQYIPPGILKSTCYIDVRWFPFDVQKCDLKFGSWTHNGWLLDLQMLDVDTSTYIPNGEWDLVGVPAKRNELYYDCCKEPYPDVTFTVTMRRRTLYYGLNLLIPCVLISGLALLVFLLPADSGEKISLGITVLLSLTVFMLLVAEIMPATSDSVPLIAQYFASTMMIVGMSVVVTVIVLQFHHHDPHGGKMPKWVRVVLLNWCAWFLRMKQPGDERKRPNYKYRHSSQHHSSTSSIEMSAVPSISVPLSQTSCPPCPTGTSNGSMNLYFGNYHPIEGPHCPTSSDSGVALGGRAYGTPSDEAEPPGGVGSSVGGLGMGIGIPPPEIQHILEEVSYIAQRFRDQDRLEAVCSEWKFAAAVVDRLCLVAFSLFSIICTFTILMAAPNFIEAVSKDFT